The DNA segment ttttgtgataaaaaaaactacatgcAGTGGCTAAATGCATTGATGGTTGTTGTAGCATTGAAGCTTTGCCTAGTCTTTATTGAGAACGGTATATTCGAGCCGCTATTGtcgttaattattttatttatttatttatttatttatttacttatttatttatttattcatttatttatttattattgtatttatttatttatatatttatttatttattattctttaattgattttttcatttatttatttatttatttatttttagttcTTTACATAGACATAAACTAAtatcataaatattaatattttaacatatGCATTTTAGCTTtggaatgaatgaaaaacaaattaaaaatgtttatcGGAACTATAAAGGAGACGGAGGAgataaaaaatagataaaagatATTATCATCACTTACATTAAGATAATCAAAACGCAAGCTAGAGAAGGTTGTAGTAATTTCTAAGGTTTAAGGTCTAATTCCAAAGTCATATTTAGGTCAATTCATTTGCTTAAATCGCTTTAAAGAGAGGTCATTTGTATAATCATAAGATCATAAGTACCAAATGGTATACTTTTAAATTATGATCCTAAAAAATGTCATGGTCTAAGTATCCTACCGGATGCTATAATTTATAATATACGATTTTGtaaattgaaatgtaaaaaGTGTACAAATAACCTTCATTTATTCAGTAATTATACAgtacaaattaatttaaaaaaaaatgttttgtcCTTCATCGTTTGCTTGTCCAAAAGAAGCTCAAGTGCCCGGGTTTACAGAATTTACCTACAACTCTGTTTGATTCTTATTCGATTGAATTTCATGGAACTTGAAGCGCCCAAAacatttattacatttttatttacttaccTGCAATTTGTCATGTTCAATGGTGCTCGTAGCTTTTAAGTGATATGAAAGTTTTTCAGTAATATGTAAGTATGGTACATTAAtcttaataaataaaaaaataaacattttaggATGCCTCAAAATTTGCCggacaaaaatgtatcaaatgACTGCAAAGCATATCGAATCGTGTACAAATTGAACGAGCACATCgcatgcaaagtcatccaatGCAGCTGTACCATCAATCCCGTGCGTCACTGTGTCTGTTATGCATTTTGCTTAAATTAATACCGGCATAACATATACATACGGTGGAGCAAAAAACATCCCCCATCAACCGTCCTGCATAGCTTTGGTAATATGCTTGGTGGAGGagcatctttttcttttttttgctttattttacaccccagccctcctcctcctcctcctcctcctccttcgcgCTAAAGCCAAAAAACCATAAAGCCAGTGACAAAGCTTCATAAACCTCCATAACACTCCATCAATTTGACTGCAGTTGTATCCGCAAACCAGCAACAACCAGCATCAGCATGATGCAGCAGATGGTTGATTGCTTGACAATGCTCATTCTGCTGTGCGTAAAAATATTCGTTTCATAATCACACCCGGTAACGTTGTCATTGTTGCCAGACATCGTACACAAATCAATCTGACCGAGCatcggtttggtttttgtgtgtatgtgtctgtgtgtgtctgtgtgctagTGTGCGTTTGCACGAGGGCAATGTTGCAACAATCGCACAATCgccaaaaatgaaattaaaaaaatacctaCAATTCGCGTTGCTATGGTTGCTTTCATCTCGCGCTCGTGCGCTTGATTGTgcgcaacaaaataaaaacgcatTGAAATGTATGTCAATTGAAATTCCATTCATTTTGTGCTCTGTTTTGGAACTATCCACTTCACTACTGGCCGAGACTGTCACatacagagaaagagagagagcgatatGATATCTTAGTTGATTGAAATGGGGTAGAGGatgcaccaaaaaataaaacgaacttGCCAAACCAAATTACTCACCATTATGTCGGCGCTAATAATACGCGAACCACCGCGTGATGCAAGCGATGCAAGAAGGATGGGAAGAAATGGTGGGAAAACAGATCTGCGACATGCTGGGGCTGTATTGATTTGTTTCTATGCAAAGCGACCAAGTTGAATTTATTTGTATTGCTTCTCTGTAGTTCCTCTGCCAATTATCCGACATGGTCGCTAGTTGGCAAGTGTgatgaaacataaatttaataGGTACCAGTGGTAATATTTGTGTTCCCTGTATTGCAGATCGATATTTTGCTATTTTAGCTCACTTAGCTGGCAAAATCATTCATGGTaggataattaaattaaaaatacttCAATTATGTTGTACCGATTGATATCAACACAAAGCATCTCACGTTCACATTAGCGATTGCACTATTGAATCGATGTTTATCGTTCTACGTTAATGCAAAGCGAAAACATCAAAGAACAATTAATTTATGACACATtgggaaaaaaaggatttatcGTTCCCTGAAATAACAGTGGTGGTATGAATAGAAATTAAGTTGCATCAGCAATACATGAAAGGGTTCTGTTGATTGCATCATATTAATTTTCGCAGAATCACGGCATAAGTATGTTAATGTGATTTATGTATTTGAAGCGTGCATGCACGCTATCAGTATTGTATctgaagcatttttttctattattttattgtacGAACACCTGTTCGGAACTCGAGAGGAAAATATTGATACACATTGTCAAAGATGTGTTAGAGGTAACGACTGTATCGAACACAAACTACGTCCTCTCTTTCATTTGTatgattatttaatttgttttattttcttttccatccaacaAACTGTTTCTGGTACCTTTACAATTTGCATTCAGTTTAGTTTGCATCTCCATTTTCACTTTATATCCATTTGTTCCTTTGCCCTTCCTCTATTGCCATTCAAATGATAATCAAATACTAAAAGATAGCATTTGCTTCATTGCCCAAATCACATCATTAAAGACGCTCTTTACTCCTCTCGCTCATACTAAAACCCTATAAACTGTTTACGACATACTTACTTTCACCAAAAAACACCCTTCAAACACCGCAACGTGGTCATCATAGAGATTATAATGTTATCAACCCAAAATCGATTCCCAATTTTCACCACCAACTTCACACAATAGCCCCGTGTCGTTCGCCAGCGCAGGAAAACactggtggtagtagtagttttTAATGTCCCACATCATCCCTACCCTTCCAAAAACAGACAAACCTCTTGACTGCACCACCGCAAAGCCTCCGATAATGCTACTCGTCTGCGGTTCGACAGTTTTTCCCAGACCACACATCCCCATTGTGACAGCTTCGAAAAAACATTCCCATTCTCGTTACGAACTCGTTcgaaaacaaatttcaaaccAATCAAAACTACTATTTCGGGGGTTTTCGTTTTGGGGTTCGAATGTGATTTCAGTATATGTATACATGCGGTGCCGGTGATAACCGGGAGCATCTCGAACGACCATTCATTCCCCGAAGGGTATTTCGATTATAATGGACCTCAAAAAAACGGGCAAAAGCATTGAGGCAGAGGGAGAGGTTAAATAGAGTAAAGGAAACTTCCGTCAGAGTGGCGAACAACGTCTTGCTTGTTTCAAATCACCATCCAAATATCCATTCGTACGATCGAGTCTGAACCGTTTTCAACTTCTTTCTTTCATGTTCTCTTTTTGCAGATTTAGTCCAACGCGTACGCCGTCGCCCTGGGACGGCATACGGATAGCGGATAAGTTTAGTCCGGTCTGTCCCCAGCGACTGCCGAATGTAAATAACGAAACAGCAGCTTTAGATAAGATGCCAAAAGGACGACTGGAGTACTTGAAACGTTTGCTACCTTTTTTACAGAACCAATCGGAGGACTGTTTATATTTGAATGTATTCGCTCCAGTTCATGGTGAGTAACGGAGTAACGCAAGGCTCAGCACCCTACCACCCATTTGTCCTTTCAAATATCAACCCAAATGACACGGTTCTTCgtcttcattcattcattctctctctctctctctctctctctctctctctctctctctctctctctctctctctctctctctctctccaatgCAGCCACTCAAAGTGACAAGAAACTGCCTGTTATAGTATTTTTACACGGAGAATCGTTCGAGTGGAACAGCGGCAACCCGTACGATGGCACCGTGCTAGCCAGTTACAGTGATTTAGTCGTAGTTACGTTAAACTATCGGTTAGGTATATTGGGTAAGTTCTCCCCATCCGCTTTCCAGGTatttaaaaatagcaacaCAAGGCCGACTTTCTTAAGGCTGGAGCGAAGCAAACTCGAACCACTAACATTTGCCCATGCAAACCTTAAAAGCCCGACCAGCCAGACAAAGAAGCAATGTTGCCGCCATTCGTTCATCAATCATGCATAGGATGATGAATATCCTCGGGCAAAGTTTTGTACCTCTCAGCCACTCAGGCTAAAAGATTTATTCTCCCTCCCCCCTGGTGATCCACCGGATGCTaaagatgaagaagatgatgatgatgatgatgacgatgcgtTCACAGTCAGCCTACATTAAATGATACACTACAATCCATTTTTCGATCATCGGAATGACGTTACGAGCATCCTTCTATTGATAGACATCAAACGGAATAGATCCGGCTGTGCCCTTCGGCCATTCGGGTGTATGCACAGTGTGTTGAAACCCATCGCCGGTCGAGGCTTTCATTAGGTTAATCGattattcatttattattcatcTCGACTTTGGCTTCGAATTCGAGGGTTGACTTTCGGcgcccgtttttttcctcccttttccGATCCTTATCAACGAATCAGCCACTGGCATGAATTTATTAATGAATTGCTTTGGCACATCCGCCCGCCCAGTGCAAAGTGCTGAAAGCCCGATGAAATGGCCCGAAGATTTTGGGTGGTTCAAAGTTGTGACCGCTTTCGCGGCCCGCAGAAGACTAACCCCCGTCACTAACGCACTCTGCTTTCCATTCGTCCACCCCTCTTTGCGGCAGGTTTTCTAAATGCCAATCCCAGCCCACAGCTGCGGGCCCGCGTCGCCAACTACGGCCTGATGGACCAGATGGCCGCCCTGCACTGGGTGCAGCAGAACATCGCCAAGTTCGGGGGCGACCCGGCCACGGTGACGCTGGCCGGGCACGGGAGCGGTGCCGCCTGCATCAACTTCCTGATGACGTCGCCCACCATGGTGCCGGGGCTGTTCCATCGGGCGATCCTGCTGTCCGGGTCGGCCTACTCGTCCTGGGCCCTGGTCGAGGATCCGGTCGTGTACGCGCTCAAGCTCGCGAAGGAGGTGAACTGCTCCATCCCGGAGGATCTGATCAAAAACCACGAGCAGATCGTCGACTGTCTGCGGGACGTGCCGCTGGAGGAGCTGTTCGGGGCCGACATTCAGCCGCCCAGCTTTCTGAGCGCGTTCGGCCCGTCGGTGGACGGGGTCGTGATACGGCCGGGCCGCTCCAACCAGGACATCGACGAGCTGCCGGTGCGCGGCACGTCCAAACGGTCGCAGGGTGCGGCCGGCCGGTACGATCTGCTGTTCGGCGTGGTGACGGGCGAGGCGCTGTGGCGCTTCAGTGCGGCCGACATCCAGAGCGGGTTCGAGGGCGAACGGCGCGACAAGATCCTGCGCACGTACGTGCGGAACGCGTACACGTACCATCTGAGCGAGATCTTCTACACGGTGGTGAACGAGTACACGGACTGGGAGCGGACGGTGCAGCATCCGATCAATATGCGCGACGCCGCGGTTTCCGCCCTGTCCGACGCCCAGTTCGTGGCACCGCTCGTGCACACCGGGGATATGTTggcgccgccaccgccactgcCCGGACAGGAACCGTCCGGGCCGAAGTGTTTCTTCTACGTGTTCGACTACCAGACGAAGGACGGGGACTACCCGCAGCGCATGGGGACGGTGCACGGCGAGGACCTGCCGTACGTGTTCGGGGCGCCGCTGGTCGACGGGTTTAACCACTTCCCGCGCAACTACACCAAGTCGGAGGTGGCCCTGTCCGAGGCGCTCATGGTGTACTGGGCTAACTTTGCCCGAACTGGGTAAGTACGGGGATGCATTAAGTCTCCAGGGATGTCTGAAAAACTCCAAGTCTTCTTTTTTGCCTAATTCTATGACTGACCTGAAAAGCCTACTATCATGTTTATTTACTATAgctcattacagggttttccaggggttctcgtagttgtgggacacttccttgactcttttcTATTGGAAATGAACTTTATATATTGGAATTTGGACTATATGCCACCTTTTTTGAACAGGCACCTTAAAATTCTTGTTGGATGCGTtaaacaagggtgctatagaatccaattcccattacattaaattcatttctcGTAAAGAAAATCGAATACaatgtcccacagctatgggAACTCCTGAAAACCCCTATAACATGAACCATAAAATGAGCCATGAAATGAATTATGAGCAGTTGAAAATTTACTCAAAAATGATTAgtttatatttttgattgGTTTTAATTTGACAGTTATCCCAAGTGTAACGATTATGTGCAGTATGTATCGTAGCTATCCAATATTCTTGAATGTTTTACGGATAATGTGGCTTAAACGATCAACAGAGTCATTAGTGTAATCTATTTCAACGACCTGAAGATTTGCaacgaaaatttaattttctcaaTTTCATTTCACCAATTAAAATCCCACCTTAGCAGAACGTAAAGTGGAAAGCATTGATATCCTAGCTGCTTGATCTACGTATTTGTTCACCACTTCTTAGTTTCGCCTAAAAGAAAGAGCGAGTTCATAGAAATTCTGCAAACACTCCAATGCAAACGTTTCTTCCACCAAGCGCTTCCATCTTCCACACACGTCCACCGTTTATTACAGTCTGCACACAATCACATCCACGGTTTTATTTCAACCCAAAATGCTCCTCCACCTCATTCACTTCCGGCAGAAATTAGCTCAATTAACATGATTAAATCTATTTTTCCTCTCCATTTCCAAACCCAAACCCCAACCAGCAACCCGAACGAGCATCACCGGCAGGACTCAATTCTGGCCGCATCCCGCGAACGGAATCGCTTCCGCAGCATCAACTGGGAGGAGTACGATCCGGTGCATCAGAAATATCTGGAAATTGGTAATGCGCACCGCACCTATTTCTATTCGCATTCCCTTTATCTACCGAcctgcgtctgtgtgtgtgtatgttttaatCTTCAACCATCATCTCTGTTCCCGTTCCTGGCACCGCTTGCAGGTATGAAACCGCGGATGAAGAACCACTTCCGAGCGCATCAGCTCTCGATCTGGCTGCGGCTAATACCGGAGCTACACAAAGCCGGCATGGAGGACGTGATAGCGAGGCACAATCTCTTCAAAAACCACGACGACATGGACCTGTACGAGGGGCTCGTCAAGCCGGACTCGTTCGCCGGCCGGCTCAACTACCTGGAGGACAATCTCAAGCGGCGAGGTATGCTGACGGGCGGCGAGCTGGGCCACGCACTGCACGCCAACGGTAGGTGTTTTAGCACCAACTTTCGCACGCTTTCGACTGTTACCGCATTGTTGCTGGGAAGCTCAGAAACTGGCCCCGGTAACCACATTCCGGTGGCTGGTGCAATGAAATTGTGCATGAGCCATAAGCCAGTACAGCACGGCACAGTACAGCGTCGAACGCAATTAATTCGACCCAGTAGTAGAGTGCTCAACAATGTTTAGTGTTATTTCTAGGTACAGATTTGCTGGTACCATGGAGAAGTTTAGCTTTGTTACAGTAGCATTCGTACTAACAAAGGAAATAGAAACTAACCAATGGGAGAGCAATTAAGCATTGTACATTGCACCGATAGCTATTGGAAAtagtttttggttgtttgagTGTAACATGTTGAATGTTATTTCATCCGAGTTTTACAAGGGGCTCATgttattaaatgttttattgtttttttcttctgctacTATTACACGAAAACCATGCCCTACCAGACAGCATTTTATACTAAAGCTGTAGTCAGCAGAGTCTGTGGCGGCTCTTTAGtcgtttgaaatattttgagcAGTGACAGTGTTGTGGCGATAAGGAAAATTTAGTTGCATGCGTTTAAAAACATCTAAAATCCCTTTAAAagtattttgaaatattttgagctatatattatattattatatacaAATATTAATACGAAAAGGTATTTGTATTCCAAATTGGATTATTATAATTTCCCATCAAATAAATCTTCCTCAGTATGTTTTATTGCACAGCAGTTTCACGCAAAAGATTGTTGTAATAATGGGAAATAGTAATAATtcatattacagggttttccaggggtatTTTCTGATAGTTGTGAGACACTTCCTTAACTCTTTCTTATCGGAATTGGACTTGATATcgtggaaattggactctacgGCACCCTGTTTGGACAGCTCCTATTGGAAATTCTTGTTGGATTTGTCAACAAAGGTGCTATAGAgttcaattcccattacattaagttcatttcacgtcccacagctatgataACTTCTGGAAAATCCTGTATAAGAGTTACATTTGATTGACAATCATGATTATCGTTCAAGTGTTTATGTAGTCGGGAATTAACCAAAATCCTTGGAAAACCCTAtcattcatatttttatttaaaaaaaaccattttataGCCTAAGTATAAGCTTGGGATTAgtttgacaaaatttgacaacCACTGTCCGATTGTTGGGTCGCacaatttgcatacttttgggCTGATTTGCTCGGACACTTGAACTAACGAATGAACACTTGACATAATTCAAAGTGTTTGGTATATTAGTATACTAAACATATCAGTCTGCAGGTTCGCATAAGGCAAATGTATTATGATTTAATGCTTAATACTATCCTATCCCCATTGAGCCTTCACTCTACCTTATTTCGTCACAACTTTTCACtttctgtctttttttttgcagtcgTCATGACAACGGCGGAACCGGTCCTGCTAACGACCTGCATGCCAGTGGGCAACTACAGTGCGCTCGTGCCGACGGCGACCATCCTGAACGCCACGACCGACACGCTGGCCGGGCTGGAGGCGGCCGGGTACGCCGCCTACTCAACCGCCCTGAGCGTCACCATCGCCATCGGGTGCAGCCTGCTCATCCTGAACGTGCTCATCTTTGCCGGCGTCTACTACCAGCGCGATAAGACGCGGCTCGAGGTGAAGAGCCTGCAGAAGCAGTACCAGCAGCGGGGCGGCGGCCTGCACCAGCAGGGCCCGTTCGATCCGATCAAGCACGCCCACTACCATCTCGGGCACTCGCAGTCGGCGAACGTGATCGTGGACGTGGAGAACCACGATACCGGTGCGCTGATCCTGACCGGCGACGTCAAGTCGCCGCACATCTGCACGAACGCGATGCAGATCAGCGTGATGAAGAGTGGTTCGCCGGGCGGTGGCGTCGGCCACGGCGGTGTCGATGGTCGCGGGAACGGTGGTGGTAATgtggttggtgttggtggtaatggtgttggtggtggtggtggtggtggtggtggtgacgcgACCAGCTGTAACGTGCCGGCCCCGAACGTGACGAAGATGCCGCTGCAAGCGAACAACAACGCGTACGGTACGGCCAAGCTGCCGCCCCGCAGTGAACACATCGCCATCCCGATCAAAAACTCGACCTTCATCGGGAGCGGCACCGGTACGGGCGGGGGGACGTTTGTCAGCGGCATGATGACACTGCCAAAGCCCAGctcccagcaacagcagcagcagcagcagcagcagcaagtacACATCCCGATGAGCTACAACCGAAACGAGTGCATGACGCTGCCACGGAACATTGGCGGAACTGGACTGAGTGCGTCCTCCGCCGGACCCAATGCAGGTAAACCGAGACTAGATTTCATGACCACACCGATCTGAAAACGGACCACCactactaatactactactactagtactactactactactacgagcaccaccactactactaacACCATGACGAGCACCACCATCTCACCTTTACACAAAACCCATTGGCTCAAACTCACCATCACACCACAAACCCAGTACTTGTCCGCGTTgagttccgttccgttctgtATGCAGTACTCAGGCTCACCTTAATGTTCTGCACCGTTAGACAGGGCAGGCAGGTTCCAGTCGTTCCGTTTCCTCAACCTCCGTTGTTTGTCCCACTATCTCATCCTCATCATTCATTTCTTCCACGAGAAAGACACGGAAAGCCTGGAGAAGGACCCCCTGCCTTCCAATTAAGGGGGGCCCGACGCTTTCCCttcaacaaaagcaaaacagcagGCAGAAGAAGACATTAGGGCCGATTATGATTCTGCCGGGAGGCAGTGGCAGCCCACGATCAAGCGTCATTCTCgttcactcactctctctctctctctttctctgtctttCCCGGAAACAGTGACCGGAATACGGCACTGCGACCCACCATACTAAACCGGCTCATCCTTTTGTCCGACTGTGCTGGTCCGCGTCCGGCCGTGTCCGTGTTCATTCTTCCTCATTATCCGTTATCTGATTGATTGCTAAGGATTGTTAGGATGGCGCTACGGTCGTCCACTCACGGGATTACTTCCCACACCATTAGAGCTGAGAACAGAAGCAGTGGGAAAAgggggaagagaaagagagctgAACACGTGTATTTCGATTGTTATTTGAGGTTCGTTATGTTGTGCAACGCCACACCATTCTTCTCGTTCACTGTTacgttttgcgtttttttttcataatgttgtgttgtgtggagGGATAGTTTTAGCAAAGCATATTGTTTGTGTTAGTGTGTAAGAAACGTAGTATGAGGAGTAAGCGCGCAGACATAGGGCCGAAATAGAAGATAGGGGTGGGAACATCCGGGGGAGCGTGTTACATGATGAATCAGAAGCCATACGTGGGAGGGGAAAGAATAAACCTGTACCTAAGACCGGGTGAGGGTGAAAAACTATATCAGTAAATAAAGACGAAgagaaaacacatacacacatacacgtttCAATCAAAACCAGTTTGGCGGGATACTTAGTTGCTCCGAAAGTGATGCGGCGAGCTTTGGTTGGATGGTGGTTTTGTGCTTTGGCTtcggatttgttttgttatccGTTTTGCGGCGTTTACCAAACTGCCCCTTAATTATAGTGTCAGCTTTAAGTCGAAGGATAAAATGCTCCACCTTATTTATCATCACGCAAAATAGTAATCTAAAAAGCTTTAGGCAAAGATCTGCCCATAAAGGTATTTTAAAGGATCCTCCAAGTCAACATTTTTTGTCTCGTCAGGTATCTTTTAAAGGTCTTTTTGTCATATTTATAAGGCATTTTTGTtccaaaactatttcaaatagTCCTATGTTGGGGTAAGAGGTGGaatttttcatcatcatcatcaccatcattatAAATAGTAACAAAGACAGATAAGAAAAACCTTAGAAAATGAATGCAATCTATGTTTGAGGTATAACTGTTCAGACATGAACTACAAACTGAACGCTTCCTTCGGTTTAGTTTCTCCTTTTTAGattcttgatttttttacatttcttcaATACAAACTGAATTCTGTTTGTTCAGAGCTTGGTAGTGGACATGCTTTTTCGTTGAATGACCGATAGTTAACAACCAATGCACTATGCGGCCGGCCTCGAACAAACCGCTGTCATAAGTCAATTTTAGTACTAATTACGATATAtaatacagtgaaatctccCTAAGATGTAGTCTCTTCACgatgaattgtttctttgAGATGAATATTTTGACGGTCCCTTCATATTCCATATATTTTATGTCTCTCCAAGATGCATATCTCCCTAAGACGAATATCCTTCAAGCTGCATATGCGATTTGCCAGCCGGAATTCTCTAAGATGAATTCTTGAATGATGGTTCATAAAAACATTGATCAAAGGATGCCATGTCTTTCATGTGGTTTCTTGGATACCTCATAGCAACACCTTTACTAGTTTCCCACAACATGAATATCTCTCTAAGCAGACGGTCCCTTGAAGATTCAccttagagagatttcactgtatatcgaatctttttttaaatgatcaCTTTAGTTATAAGGCAAAATATTTGAAGTAATTGACATTACCCAAAATTGGCTATTGACTGACATTTTCAACTCCGATTAGCGCCGATTCTAAGCCGGTCAGTTCATTTGGTTATTTTCACAAAATACCACGTACATACAAATTACTGCGCTTTTTTCAAAAGGTACTAAAAATCCGAACGTACCCCAAGTTGTCCAGTGCTGGGCGTTCTGTTGTTTGTGCGGTAGTGCACGTGAACGATTTATGTATGGCGCACCCTGCAGAGGCGCGCGCTCCAAACAtgtttgaatgcatttttgtCGCATTTGAGGTTAAATTCTGATTTTT comes from the Anopheles coluzzii chromosome 2, AcolN3, whole genome shotgun sequence genome and includes:
- the LOC120949406 gene encoding neuroligin-3 — translated: MMFVKFQYFCIVYFLLVRFLNGATMDLYKNSRLGNRIVQTRYGRLQGLVLPLDGYKFLKPIEAFLGVPYATPPTKMNRFSPTRTPSPWDGIRIADKFSPVCPQRLPNVNNETAALDKMPKGRLEYLKRLLPFLQNQSEDCLYLNVFAPVHATQSDKKLPVIVFLHGESFEWNSGNPYDGTVLASYSDLVVVTLNYRLGILGFLNANPSPQLRARVANYGLMDQMAALHWVQQNIAKFGGDPATVTLAGHGSGAACINFLMTSPTMVPGLFHRAILLSGSAYSSWALVEDPVVYALKLAKEVNCSIPEDLIKNHEQIVDCLRDVPLEELFGADIQPPSFLSAFGPSVDGVVIRPGRSNQDIDELPVRGTSKRSQGAAGRYDLLFGVVTGEALWRFSAADIQSGFEGERRDKILRTYVRNAYTYHLSEIFYTVVNEYTDWERTVQHPINMRDAAVSALSDAQFVAPLVHTGDMLAPPPPLPGQEPSGPKCFFYVFDYQTKDGDYPQRMGTVHGEDLPYVFGAPLVDGFNHFPRNYTKSEVALSEALMVYWANFARTGNPNEHHRQDSILAASRERNRFRSINWEEYDPVHQKYLEIGMKPRMKNHFRAHQLSIWLRLIPELHKAGMEDVIARHNLFKNHDDMDLYEGLVKPDSFAGRLNYLEDNLKRRGMLTGGELGHALHANVVMTTAEPVLLTTCMPVGNYSALVPTATILNATTDTLAGLEAAGYAAYSTALSVTIAIGCSLLILNVLIFAGVYYQRDKTRLEVKSLQKQYQQRGGGLHQQGPFDPIKHAHYHLGHSQSANVIVDVENHDTGALILTGDVKSPHICTNAMQISVMKSGSPGGGVGHGGVDGRGNGGGNVVGVGGNGVGGGGGGGGGDATSCNVPAPNVTKMPLQANNNAYGTAKLPPRSEHIAIPIKNSTFIGSGTGTGGGTFVSGMMTLPKPSSQQQQQQQQQQQVHIPMSYNRNECMTLPRNIGGTGLSASSAGPNADVQQIKLPPNGTAIGIHMRAAQTCSSGSPENRPPLHTAHSHHHSHHGQHGQQQLQQQQQQHQQQQQQQQHQDSLTQLKSQNLKNSGCPPQLPHAAMSEMRV